In a genomic window of Nodosilinea sp. E11:
- a CDS encoding Uma2 family endonuclease produces the protein MTSTPLPTPPATDQRVVYGGISWQQFKLIQAGFAQSPGVRLGYYHNTIEILMPGRDHEMFSRLIGFLIGLFCLEKGIEFEPTGSMTQEKEGEVSAQADESYCFGASKSMPDLAIEVVFTSGGMGKLQRYQALGVPEVWFWEDGVFSLYRLQGDRYEPITRSEIPELATLDIALLSRCVLLGQTSRLEAANEFRQGL, from the coding sequence ATGACGTCTACTCCGCTGCCTACCCCTCCTGCTACCGATCAGCGTGTGGTTTACGGTGGCATTAGCTGGCAGCAGTTCAAGCTGATTCAGGCTGGGTTTGCCCAGTCGCCGGGGGTGCGGCTGGGTTACTACCACAACACTATCGAGATTCTGATGCCAGGGCGCGACCACGAAATGTTTAGTCGGCTGATTGGTTTCTTGATTGGCCTGTTTTGCCTAGAGAAGGGGATCGAATTTGAACCCACTGGCTCTATGACTCAGGAAAAAGAAGGGGAAGTCTCAGCCCAGGCGGATGAATCTTACTGTTTTGGCGCGTCAAAATCCATGCCTGACCTGGCTATTGAGGTGGTCTTTACCAGCGGTGGCATGGGCAAGCTTCAGCGCTACCAGGCGCTCGGAGTACCCGAAGTGTGGTTTTGGGAAGATGGTGTGTTTAGCCTATACAGGCTGCAAGGTGATAGGTACGAGCCGATTACCCGCAGTGAAATTCCAGAACTCGCCACTCTGGATATAGCTCTGCTGAGCCGCTGTGTGTTGCTAGGTCAAACGTCTCGCTTAGAAGCCGCAAACGAATTTCGCCAAGGGCTGTGA
- a CDS encoding DUF4079 domain-containing protein — MVSTIRGYLQPIADFFAGFGTPEPIVHWGHPAMMGIVIFVMGSFTAYMGWKGRIGDDDPQKKAENRHTHKRLALWMFTFISLGYTGGVLSLVMQEQDIFQSPHFWTGSLVIGLLGLNGAISFSKFGGGKDSLRTAHAYLGSVALAVMFVHAFLGLRLGLSI, encoded by the coding sequence ATGGTTTCTACAATTCGCGGCTATTTGCAGCCCATTGCTGACTTCTTTGCCGGGTTTGGCACCCCGGAACCGATTGTGCATTGGGGCCACCCGGCCATGATGGGCATCGTCATTTTTGTGATGGGTAGCTTTACCGCCTACATGGGCTGGAAGGGCCGCATCGGCGACGACGACCCCCAGAAAAAAGCCGAAAACCGCCACACCCACAAGCGTCTGGCCCTGTGGATGTTTACCTTTATTAGCCTGGGCTACACGGGCGGCGTGCTGTCGCTGGTGATGCAGGAGCAAGACATCTTTCAAAGCCCCCACTTTTGGACGGGCAGCCTGGTGATTGGTCTGCTGGGGCTAAATGGGGCGATCTCCTTTAGCAAATTTGGCGGCGGCAAAGACTCGTTGCGTACCGCCCACGCCTACCTGGGCAGCGTTGCCTTGGCGGTGATGTTTGTCCACGCCTTTTTGGGCCTGCGGCTGGGTCTTTCGATTTAG
- a CDS encoding Lrp/AsnC ligand binding domain-containing protein, which translates to MATAEILECHHVTGDDDLLKVRCRHTHALESLITDRLKAIAGVVKTRTLIVLSTVKETQVPSLDHLSEP; encoded by the coding sequence ATGGCAACCGCCGAAATTTTGGAGTGTCACCACGTCACAGGCGACGACGACCTGCTCAAGGTGCGCTGCCGCCATACTCACGCCCTAGAGTCGCTGATTACCGATCGCCTCAAGGCGATCGCAGGAGTCGTCAAAACCCGTACCCTAATCGTGCTGTCCACGGTAAAAGAAACCCAGGTGCCATCGCTGGATCACTTGAGCGAGCCGTAA
- a CDS encoding LysE/ArgO family amino acid transporter, whose translation MEGWTLLKGMGLGLAIAAPVGPIGLLCIRRSLTQGRWMGLVTGLGAATADGLYGCIAGFGLTAVADLLVDHTQMLRLMGGLFLCYLGLTTLRADPAREAAKLSSRGLWGAYASTLVLTLTNPATIFSFIAIFAGLGLVDSSQSWGASLALIFGVFLGSALWWLCLSWGVTLFSQRLTPTRLKWLNRLAGAAIFAFGLVAIGLAIGSVL comes from the coding sequence ATGGAAGGTTGGACGTTGCTAAAAGGCATGGGGCTGGGGCTGGCGATCGCGGCTCCTGTCGGCCCCATTGGGCTGCTCTGCATTCGCCGGTCGCTTACCCAGGGTCGGTGGATGGGGTTGGTCACGGGGCTGGGGGCCGCCACCGCCGACGGGTTGTATGGCTGCATCGCTGGCTTTGGCCTCACCGCCGTTGCCGATCTGCTGGTTGACCATACCCAGATGCTGCGGCTCATGGGTGGCTTATTCCTCTGTTATTTGGGCCTCACCACGCTACGGGCCGACCCAGCCCGCGAGGCCGCCAAGCTCTCTAGTCGCGGGCTGTGGGGAGCCTACGCCTCAACCCTGGTGTTGACGTTGACCAACCCCGCGACTATTTTTTCTTTTATCGCAATTTTTGCCGGGCTGGGCCTGGTGGACAGCAGTCAGTCGTGGGGGGCCTCGCTGGCTCTAATTTTTGGGGTGTTTTTGGGGTCGGCCCTGTGGTGGCTGTGCCTGAGCTGGGGGGTCACGCTATTTAGCCAAAGGCTGACGCCCACCCGGCTGAAGTGGTTAAATCGGCTAGCCGGGGCGGCTATTTTTGCCTTTGGCTTAGTTGCGATCGGCTTAGCGATTGGTTCTGTTTTATAG
- the larB gene encoding nickel pincer cofactor biosynthesis protein LarB has product MTQPDALRALLSAVSQGQLSPDAAFNQLKYLDFEPIDDFAKVDHHRTLRTGFPEVIWGPGKTVHQIVQIMRSLHQHNPVVMATRIEPEVFAQVKQQIPGVLYYEMARICALVPLHWQAQHPGIIGVLTAGTADLPVAEEAAVTAELSGFQVKRLWDVGVAGLHRLLRHRQLIRDVDVLIVVAGMEGALPSVVAGLADCPIVAVPTSVGYGASFNGLSALLTMLNSCAAGIGVVNIDNGFGAAVLAGQILRTGARLAKPID; this is encoded by the coding sequence GTGACCCAGCCCGACGCTCTTCGTGCTTTACTCAGCGCTGTTTCTCAAGGTCAGCTCAGCCCTGATGCTGCCTTTAACCAGCTCAAATATCTCGACTTTGAACCCATTGACGACTTTGCCAAGGTCGATCACCATCGCACCCTGCGAACCGGCTTTCCCGAAGTGATCTGGGGGCCGGGCAAAACCGTTCACCAAATTGTGCAGATCATGCGTAGCCTGCATCAGCACAACCCTGTCGTGATGGCGACTCGGATCGAACCCGAGGTGTTCGCTCAGGTCAAGCAGCAGATTCCAGGGGTCTTGTACTACGAGATGGCCCGCATTTGTGCTCTGGTACCGCTGCACTGGCAGGCCCAGCACCCTGGCATTATTGGGGTGCTGACGGCGGGTACCGCCGACCTACCCGTGGCCGAAGAGGCTGCCGTCACCGCCGAGCTGAGCGGGTTTCAGGTCAAGCGGCTATGGGATGTGGGGGTAGCGGGGCTGCATCGCCTGCTGCGCCACCGCCAGCTCATTCGCGACGTAGACGTACTAATTGTGGTCGCGGGCATGGAAGGGGCCTTGCCCAGCGTGGTGGCTGGGCTGGCCGACTGCCCCATTGTGGCCGTGCCCACCAGCGTCGGTTATGGAGCCAGCTTTAACGGGCTATCGGCCCTGCTCACCATGCTCAATTCTTGTGCGGCGGGCATTGGCGTCGTCAATATCGACAACGGCTTTGGCGCGGCGGTGCTGGCCGGGCAAATTTTGCGTACCGGGGCGAGGCTGGCCAAACCCATCGATTAG
- a CDS encoding HhoA/HhoB/HtrA family serine endopeptidase, with translation MNSLPKQVPQQVMWIAAALMVGGGAGWAGHSYVSQANLSSASAEAAPGLTAETAPALKTSLIQSADPPSEASASAQMGASQNFIALAVERVGPAVVRIDAERSVPNMTPDAFNNPFFRRFFEEEIPPSNLPDRLEQGTGSGFILSASGQILTNAHVVEGAKTVEVTLRDGRKFEGRVAGVDSVTDVAVVKIEAEDLPAVQLGSTQNLAPGQWAIAIGNPLGLDNTVTAGIISALGRSSNQVGIPDKRVQFIQTDAAINPGNSGGPLLNDRGEVIGMNTAIRANAQGLGFAIPIETAKRIADQLFATGQVQHPFLGIQMVELSAEMVERINAEQQLNLKLDDDDEPGVLIVGVMPNSPARAAGLEVGDVIRAIEGVPVDSPPDVQAQVEASAIGDTLTLEIHRDGRDQTIAVKPAAMPSDQR, from the coding sequence ATGAACTCGTTGCCAAAGCAGGTTCCCCAGCAGGTTATGTGGATAGCGGCAGCCCTCATGGTCGGGGGCGGTGCGGGTTGGGCCGGTCACAGCTATGTGTCGCAAGCGAACCTGTCTTCCGCCTCGGCTGAAGCGGCCCCAGGGCTGACCGCTGAGACAGCTCCTGCCCTTAAAACATCACTCATTCAGAGCGCTGATCCACCCTCTGAGGCGTCGGCCTCAGCCCAGATGGGGGCTAGCCAAAATTTTATTGCTCTAGCGGTAGAGCGGGTTGGCCCTGCGGTAGTGCGCATTGACGCTGAGCGATCGGTGCCCAATATGACCCCCGACGCCTTTAATAACCCGTTCTTTCGGCGGTTTTTTGAAGAAGAAATACCCCCCTCGAACCTGCCCGATCGCCTAGAGCAGGGCACTGGCTCAGGGTTTATTCTCTCCGCCAGCGGTCAAATTCTCACGAACGCCCACGTGGTAGAAGGGGCTAAAACCGTAGAGGTAACCCTGCGAGACGGGCGCAAGTTTGAGGGCCGCGTCGCCGGGGTCGACTCCGTTACCGATGTCGCCGTCGTCAAAATCGAAGCGGAGGATCTGCCAGCGGTGCAGCTGGGCAGCACCCAAAACCTGGCTCCGGGGCAATGGGCGATCGCCATTGGCAACCCCCTCGGCCTCGACAACACCGTCACCGCTGGCATCATCAGCGCTCTGGGCCGCAGCAGCAACCAGGTGGGCATTCCCGACAAACGTGTGCAGTTCATTCAGACCGATGCCGCCATCAACCCCGGCAACTCCGGTGGGCCACTGCTCAACGATCGCGGTGAAGTGATCGGCATGAATACCGCCATTCGGGCCAACGCCCAGGGCCTCGGTTTTGCGATCCCGATCGAAACCGCCAAGCGCATTGCCGATCAGCTGTTTGCCACCGGCCAGGTGCAGCACCCCTTCCTCGGCATTCAAATGGTGGAGCTATCCGCCGAAATGGTCGAGCGCATCAACGCAGAGCAACAGCTCAACCTTAAGCTCGACGATGACGACGAACCCGGCGTGCTGATTGTCGGCGTGATGCCCAATAGCCCAGCCCGCGCCGCTGGGCTAGAAGTTGGCGATGTCATTCGCGCCATTGAGGGCGTGCCCGTAGACAGCCCCCCTGATGTGCAAGCCCAGGTAGAAGCCAGCGCCATCGGCGATACCCTCACCCTCGAAATTCACCGCGATGGCCGCGACCAAACCATTGCTGTCAAACCCGCTGCCATGCCGTCTGATCAGCGGTAG
- a CDS encoding M23 family metallopeptidase, whose translation MKPAMLLTGLTTALVLEGALLPGAIAQTTAPTTSSRCPQPVLSRLTRHRVAQGETLDTIAQRYGLLPATIMGLNAAVQGGAVRPGEELLIPPYNGLRVSVAPGQTWQQVAEAYNSRADVLFEVNGCVSTVPASVFVPGVNWFPGVRTTASAPAASASPLGGYPLPQRSQVIVNYGWQPDPAQGKLVFNTGVALASPPSNAVLAVGPGTIAFAGTDAIYGNLVVVNHAQGLQTRYANLANLDVRAGQTVRQGDRLGAVAPGDGNGGTTRSGANSFLFFEVRLNSSAGWVAQNPQDFVPAMVLR comes from the coding sequence ATGAAACCAGCGATGCTGCTCACGGGGCTGACCACCGCCTTGGTGTTAGAGGGGGCCTTGCTACCTGGGGCGATCGCCCAAACTACCGCCCCAACCACCTCGTCACGTTGTCCTCAACCAGTGCTGTCGCGGCTGACCCGTCACCGGGTTGCCCAGGGCGAAACCCTAGACACCATTGCTCAACGGTACGGTTTGTTGCCCGCCACCATCATGGGGCTCAATGCCGCCGTCCAAGGGGGCGCTGTGCGACCTGGCGAAGAGCTGCTGATTCCGCCCTACAACGGTCTGCGGGTGTCTGTGGCCCCAGGGCAAACCTGGCAGCAGGTGGCCGAGGCCTACAATAGCCGGGCCGATGTGCTGTTTGAGGTCAATGGCTGTGTCAGCACTGTGCCCGCTAGCGTTTTTGTGCCAGGGGTCAACTGGTTTCCGGGGGTGCGCACTACCGCCTCGGCCCCGGCGGCGTCAGCCAGTCCACTGGGGGGCTACCCACTACCCCAGCGATCGCAGGTAATTGTCAACTATGGCTGGCAGCCCGACCCAGCCCAGGGCAAGCTGGTATTTAACACAGGCGTTGCTCTGGCTAGCCCGCCGAGCAACGCGGTGCTTGCGGTGGGGCCAGGCACGATCGCGTTTGCTGGCACTGATGCGATCTACGGCAACCTGGTGGTCGTCAACCATGCCCAGGGGCTACAAACCCGCTACGCCAACCTGGCCAACCTAGATGTTCGAGCTGGGCAGACGGTGCGCCAGGGCGATCGCCTGGGGGCTGTCGCACCCGGTGATGGCAATGGGGGCACGACGCGGAGCGGGGCCAACTCGTTTCTCTTCTTTGAAGTGCGACTCAACTCTAGCGCCGGCTGGGTGGCCCAAAACCCCCAAGATTTTGTGCCTGCTATGGTGTTGCGATAG
- a CDS encoding histone deacetylase, producing the protein MPKFRLLRDRLLRDGVITPDQIYQPGEPPQSWLEFVHHREYVNAYCLGTLDAKAQRRIGLPWSAALVKRTCTAVGGTILTAKLALERGLACNTAGGTHHAFPDYGSGFCIFNDLAIATRVLQQQGRVNRVLILDLDVHQGDGTAWIFRDDPNVFTFSMHCQENFPARKQASDLDVPLALGMEDQAYLDCLAQYVPDLLAQVRPDLVLYDAGADPHRDDLLGKLALTNAGIYGRDRYVLETCVKAGYPVACVIGGGYGKSMDDLIFRHSLLHRAAAEVYRANT; encoded by the coding sequence ATGCCCAAATTTCGCCTGCTGCGCGATCGCCTGCTGCGCGACGGCGTGATTACCCCCGACCAGATCTATCAGCCCGGCGAACCGCCTCAGAGTTGGCTAGAGTTTGTTCACCACCGTGAGTATGTGAACGCCTACTGCCTTGGCACCCTCGATGCCAAGGCCCAGCGCCGCATTGGCCTGCCCTGGAGTGCTGCTTTGGTCAAGCGCACCTGCACGGCGGTGGGGGGCACCATTCTCACCGCCAAGCTGGCCCTAGAGCGAGGGCTGGCCTGCAACACCGCTGGGGGCACCCACCACGCTTTTCCTGACTACGGATCAGGGTTTTGTATTTTTAACGATTTGGCGATCGCTACCCGTGTATTGCAACAGCAGGGTCGTGTCAATCGAGTGCTGATTTTGGATTTAGACGTGCACCAGGGCGACGGCACCGCCTGGATTTTTCGCGATGATCCCAATGTATTTACCTTCTCCATGCACTGCCAGGAGAACTTTCCTGCCCGCAAGCAGGCCAGCGACCTGGATGTGCCCCTGGCATTGGGCATGGAAGATCAGGCCTATCTAGACTGTTTAGCGCAGTATGTGCCCGATCTGCTGGCCCAGGTGCGGCCTGACCTGGTGCTCTACGATGCCGGGGCTGACCCCCACCGCGATGACCTGCTGGGCAAACTGGCGCTGACCAATGCGGGGATCTACGGGCGCGATCGCTACGTGCTAGAAACCTGCGTTAAAGCAGGCTACCCCGTCGCCTGCGTCATCGGCGGCGGCTACGGCAAATCGATGGATGACCTGATCTTTCGCCACTCTCTGCTGCATCGGGCGGCGGCAGAGGTATACCGAGCAAATACCTGA
- a CDS encoding rhodanese-related sulfurtransferase — protein sequence MTWVVATFYKFVPLSEPGALRVELLERCLAWGLRGTILLASEGLNATVAGDRQGLDLLLDWLHSHPEVGPFSHQESTTAAAPFERMKVKLKREIVTLGRPEVNPARQEVGTYIHPHNWNQVITDPEVVLIDARNDFEVELGTFKGAVNPQTHSFRELPDYVANHLDPAQHKKVAMFCTGGIRCEKATAYLLERGFEQVYHLQGGILNYLKTVPEDDSLWQGDCFVFDERVAVDHHLQPTDHDLCLGCGHPISPAEKASPHYEAGISCPHCYEALTPEKRVRLAARQRYR from the coding sequence ATGACCTGGGTTGTTGCCACCTTTTACAAATTTGTGCCGCTGAGCGAGCCAGGGGCGCTGCGGGTTGAGCTATTGGAACGCTGCCTGGCCTGGGGATTGCGGGGTACGATTCTACTGGCCAGTGAGGGGCTGAATGCGACCGTAGCGGGCGATCGCCAGGGCCTTGATCTCCTTTTAGACTGGCTCCACTCCCATCCCGAGGTTGGCCCCTTCTCCCACCAAGAATCCACCACGGCGGCAGCGCCCTTTGAGCGCATGAAGGTGAAACTCAAGCGCGAAATCGTCACCCTGGGGCGGCCCGAGGTCAACCCTGCCCGGCAGGAGGTCGGCACGTACATCCATCCCCACAACTGGAACCAGGTGATCACCGACCCCGAGGTGGTGCTGATCGATGCCCGCAACGACTTCGAGGTGGAGCTAGGCACCTTTAAAGGCGCAGTCAACCCCCAAACCCACTCCTTTAGAGAATTGCCCGACTACGTCGCCAACCACCTCGACCCGGCTCAGCACAAAAAAGTGGCAATGTTCTGCACGGGCGGCATTCGCTGTGAGAAGGCCACTGCCTATCTGCTGGAACGGGGCTTTGAGCAGGTCTACCACCTCCAGGGCGGTATTTTGAACTATCTCAAGACCGTGCCCGAGGATGACAGCCTGTGGCAGGGCGACTGCTTTGTGTTTGATGAGCGCGTTGCCGTAGACCACCATCTGCAACCCACCGACCACGACCTGTGCCTGGGCTGCGGCCATCCGATCAGCCCTGCCGAAAAAGCCTCCCCCCACTACGAAGCGGGGATCAGCTGCCCCCACTGCTACGAGGCACTCACCCCCGAAAAACGGGTGCGCCTGGCAGCCCGTCAACGCTACCGCTAA
- a CDS encoding esterase, giving the protein MLPTDQTLQALTYGPDTADWCLVALHGWGANAADLVGLAPALKLSNLAMVFPDAPWPHPQAPGGRMWYGFPSGYDFRRPHDFTAQDDLQASQARLKTWLLNLPQTTGIPLEKTFLAGFSQGGAMALDVGSQIPLAGQIILSGYLHGVAQAPVSPRPVMMVHGAFDPVVPLALAQQARAALAAHGQPVTWHELAMGHEIPPQVIELISGFCEDLRQAGQNPLSHPLG; this is encoded by the coding sequence ATGCTGCCTACCGATCAAACGCTTCAGGCGCTCACCTATGGTCCAGATACCGCCGACTGGTGTTTGGTGGCCTTGCACGGCTGGGGAGCCAACGCCGCCGACCTGGTGGGCTTAGCGCCTGCTCTCAAGCTCAGCAACCTGGCTATGGTCTTTCCCGATGCGCCGTGGCCTCATCCCCAAGCGCCTGGGGGGCGGATGTGGTACGGCTTTCCTTCGGGGTATGATTTTCGTCGCCCCCACGATTTCACGGCCCAGGACGATCTGCAAGCTAGTCAAGCGCGGTTGAAAACCTGGTTACTGAATCTGCCCCAGACCACTGGTATTCCCCTAGAAAAAACCTTCTTGGCTGGGTTTTCCCAGGGGGGCGCAATGGCGCTAGATGTGGGGTCGCAAATTCCCCTGGCGGGGCAGATTATTCTGAGTGGCTATCTGCACGGTGTGGCCCAGGCTCCGGTTAGCCCCCGCCCGGTGATGATGGTGCACGGAGCCTTCGACCCGGTGGTGCCTCTAGCTCTCGCCCAGCAGGCCAGAGCTGCTTTGGCGGCCCACGGCCAGCCGGTGACCTGGCACGAACTGGCTATGGGGCATGAAATTCCGCCCCAGGTCATAGAGTTGATTAGTGGGTTTTGCGAAGATTTGAGGCAGGCCGGGCAGAATCCCCTGAGCCACCCTTTAGGATAG
- a CDS encoding DUF2555 domain-containing protein, whose product MLSLHVSQQTVSDMTPDTVAELATRLETDAYENAFEGLQDWHLLRAIAFQRPELVESYVYLLDLEPYDES is encoded by the coding sequence ATGCTAAGCCTACATGTTTCGCAGCAAACCGTCTCAGATATGACACCGGATACGGTGGCTGAGCTGGCTACTCGTCTAGAGACCGATGCCTACGAGAACGCTTTTGAGGGGCTGCAAGACTGGCACTTACTGCGGGCGATCGCCTTTCAGCGACCTGAGCTAGTAGAGTCCTATGTCTACCTGCTCGACCTCGAACCCTACGATGAATCGTAG
- the coaBC gene encoding bifunctional phosphopantothenoylcysteine decarboxylase/phosphopantothenate--cysteine ligase CoaBC, whose protein sequence is MTGRSTTGEAPRRVLLGISGGIAAYKVCSVISSLAKEGLAVRVVLTQQGQAFIPPLTVATLARHPAYTDEQFWQASQGRPLHIELGEWAELFVIAPLSANTLGKLAHGLADNLLTNTVLASTCPVLLAPAMNTDMWQQPSVQRNWQQVLQDDRYHAIAPGSGVLACDRVGTGRMAEPADILSHIHSLLHTGGKRDLAGQQLLISTGSTREFLDPVRFIGNPASGKMGVALAQAALHRGASVTLVHGPMEEALKARLGGIQTVEVTTAAQMHQAMLAHLAPADWIVMAAAVADVKPTTQAATKLTKADLPEALPLAPVPDIVADLAQRRSPHQKLVGFAAQTGDILPPAMDKLRRKGLDAIVANPVDVAGSGFGGDRNQAILLTKTGDKIVIPPCTKLDMAHQIFEALGKPATQNP, encoded by the coding sequence ATGACAGGCAGGTCTACAACTGGGGAAGCTCCCCGCCGGGTGCTACTGGGCATTAGCGGCGGCATTGCGGCCTATAAAGTTTGCTCTGTCATTTCGTCGCTGGCCAAGGAGGGTCTAGCGGTGCGGGTGGTGCTGACCCAGCAGGGGCAGGCCTTCATTCCGCCGCTGACCGTAGCTACCCTGGCGCGTCACCCCGCCTACACCGACGAGCAGTTTTGGCAGGCTAGCCAGGGACGACCGCTGCACATTGAACTGGGCGAATGGGCTGAACTATTTGTAATTGCGCCCCTGAGCGCCAATACCCTGGGCAAGCTGGCCCACGGCCTAGCCGACAACCTGTTGACCAACACAGTGCTGGCCTCTACCTGCCCGGTGCTGCTGGCCCCAGCCATGAACACTGACATGTGGCAGCAGCCGTCGGTGCAGCGCAACTGGCAGCAGGTGCTGCAAGATGATCGCTACCACGCGATCGCCCCAGGCAGTGGGGTGTTGGCCTGCGATCGCGTGGGCACCGGGCGCATGGCCGAACCTGCCGACATTCTCAGCCACATTCACTCGCTGCTGCACACTGGGGGCAAGCGCGATCTAGCGGGCCAGCAACTGTTGATCAGCACCGGCAGCACCCGCGAGTTTTTAGATCCGGTCCGCTTTATTGGCAACCCAGCCAGCGGCAAAATGGGGGTGGCCCTGGCCCAGGCAGCACTGCATCGGGGAGCCTCGGTCACCCTGGTGCACGGGCCGATGGAAGAGGCCCTCAAGGCCCGTTTGGGGGGTATTCAGACCGTCGAGGTGACCACCGCTGCGCAGATGCACCAGGCCATGCTAGCTCACCTTGCTCCAGCCGATTGGATTGTGATGGCAGCGGCGGTCGCCGACGTGAAACCGACCACTCAGGCCGCGACCAAGCTCACCAAGGCCGACCTGCCCGAGGCGCTGCCCCTGGCCCCGGTGCCCGATATTGTGGCCGATTTGGCCCAGCGGCGATCGCCCCATCAAAAACTGGTTGGTTTTGCGGCCCAGACCGGCGATATTTTGCCCCCAGCGATGGACAAGCTGCGTCGCAAAGGGCTCGATGCGATCGTGGCGAACCCGGTTGATGTGGCGGGCAGCGGATTTGGGGGCGATCGCAACCAAGCCATTCTGCTGACCAAAACGGGAGACAAAATTGTCATCCCTCCCTGCACCAAGCTAGACATGGCCCATCAAATTTTTGAGGCGTTAGGAAAGCCTGCCACTCAAAACCCCTAA
- a CDS encoding LCP family protein — MSQRNPQHSKARSPQGHPQPVPAKPRRRIPRLLGVGIALAGVAGISGVAGALLAVSLSAAPLMQQELSAEESGVFSQETPISSSGNLRLPRLTRPVNILVLGIKVLSSDVDNVPPELQGLGYHALVNSFDGLSDSMLLLRFNPQTEQLVVLSLPRDTRTYVRGRLTKLNEANRDGGPALTAESVSDLLGGVAIDRYVRINVQGVEKLIDALGGVTVTVPQDMKYQDDSQHLYINLKAGEQTLDGNKALQFLRFRYDAQGDIGRIQRQQMFMRSLTEQALNPATITRLPKILSVIQSNVDTNLTVEELLALVGYGAQINRSNVQMLMLPGTFSRPQDYNLSYWLPNYGDIDGMVDQYFGYGTQRVATTSTPSRVRVAIQDSTNNPVAVQALTKALRDSGYSNVFVDKTLHDPLPISRIVAQRGDGATAEVVHRYLGIGEVRVESTGALNSDITIQLGEDWNQGLGESL, encoded by the coding sequence GTGTCTCAACGAAATCCCCAACATTCAAAAGCCCGCTCACCCCAGGGACATCCTCAGCCAGTGCCTGCTAAGCCGCGTCGCCGTATTCCGCGTCTGTTAGGAGTGGGAATTGCGCTGGCAGGGGTGGCGGGGATATCTGGCGTGGCTGGGGCGCTGCTGGCGGTTTCGCTGTCGGCTGCACCGCTCATGCAGCAGGAGCTCAGCGCCGAAGAATCGGGTGTCTTCAGCCAAGAAACCCCAATTTCATCCAGTGGCAACTTGCGGCTACCGCGCCTAACCCGGCCCGTCAATATTTTGGTGCTGGGCATCAAGGTGTTGTCGTCGGATGTAGACAACGTGCCCCCTGAGCTTCAAGGTCTGGGCTATCACGCCTTAGTCAACTCCTTTGATGGTCTGTCAGACTCGATGCTGCTGCTGCGGTTTAACCCTCAGACTGAGCAACTGGTGGTGCTGTCGTTGCCCCGCGACACCCGCACCTATGTGCGCGGTCGCCTTACTAAGCTCAATGAGGCCAATCGCGATGGGGGCCCGGCTTTAACGGCAGAATCGGTGAGCGATCTGCTCGGCGGCGTGGCGATCGATCGCTACGTGCGGATCAACGTGCAGGGGGTCGAAAAGCTGATTGATGCCCTGGGCGGGGTGACGGTGACGGTGCCCCAAGACATGAAGTACCAAGACGATAGCCAGCACCTCTACATCAACCTCAAGGCGGGCGAGCAAACCCTGGATGGCAATAAGGCGCTCCAGTTTCTGCGGTTTCGCTACGATGCCCAGGGTGATATTGGTCGGATTCAGCGCCAGCAAATGTTCATGCGATCGCTGACTGAGCAAGCCCTTAACCCCGCAACCATTACCCGGTTGCCCAAGATTTTGTCGGTGATTCAGTCCAATGTCGACACCAACCTCACCGTAGAAGAGCTGTTGGCGCTGGTGGGTTACGGCGCACAAATCAACCGGTCTAATGTGCAGATGCTGATGCTGCCCGGCACCTTTAGCCGTCCCCAAGACTATAACTTGAGCTATTGGTTGCCCAACTATGGCGATATCGATGGCATGGTCGATCAGTACTTTGGCTATGGCACCCAGCGGGTGGCCACCACCAGTACCCCCAGTCGCGTGCGGGTCGCCATTCAAGACAGCACCAATAATCCGGTAGCGGTGCAGGCTCTCACCAAGGCCCTGCGGGATAGTGGTTATTCCAACGTGTTTGTCGATAAGACGTTGCACGATCCTCTACCGATTAGTCGCATTGTGGCTCAGCGGGGCGATGGAGCTACAGCCGAAGTGGTGCACCGGTATTTGGGCATTGGCGAAGTGCGAGTAGAAAGTACCGGTGCTTTAAATTCCGACATCACTATTCAGCTGGGCGAAGATTGGAACCAGGGCTTAGGCGAGTCGCTGTAG